In Lolium rigidum isolate FL_2022 chromosome 3, APGP_CSIRO_Lrig_0.1, whole genome shotgun sequence, the genomic window ttcgcgcgcgcggaaacgccctgcgcgccaacgccgtttcccgccccgccgtggctatatatggtggacaccgccgggtgcgacgggcacacctcaagctaaccctaccatccatccatggcggaccacatgagttgggagcacgttgttcacatgtgccgccagctccacccagaggaggaggaggacgaggtagccgccgccggcgttgaggcccagcagctggacctggaggtcgcggaggcggaggcggaggtcgcggaggtggaggcggcagagcacgcggaagggcgcctcgcggcgaccagggcggagatcgccaacgccatggccgagctcgcggaggcgcgggcggccatcgcggcccctccggccgacgccgtcatccacgacatcgcggacgacgaccccccgTGCCCGGGCGCTCGAGTGCGCCGGTGACCGgcgggttctgctcgcgtccttcgagtccctggcaggggacgcccagcgccgccaggcttgggtggcggaggaggaagccgccagctatgcgacggccatggctagggggttcacgtgctccgacctggactcgctccagcgtaggggcccttctcccgcgcgggtcgagcaggagaaccgggagctggaggtcgccatcgccgccagggacgaagttgtggcggcggcggctagggaaaggacccgcttcgtcgccgacgtggtggcgatccaggcggcggtccgagcggaggaggacgcgcggcggcggtccgagcggcggcggaggaggaggcccggcggcggcggcggtccgggcggcggcagaggaggaggaggcccgggcgacggcggaggcggcggctaccaAGGTGGCCATCGCGACGGTGACGGCCCCGTGGGACAGCTCctcggccgaggccctcgaacgccgcaggcggcaggacgagatgtccgttcgccggcgtccgcggcgcgcggagtgcaaGAGCGCTCCcgctcgacgacggcgccggcccatccggcggccagtagtagggcgcgcgactgcgagtaaccgaggccggtgcaggccgcgcgacggcgagtaggaacggccgttgtagttttaggttaactcgactaaccatctctgtaaagatggtcctttttggccaatcaatagtaatgaacaaATATTTTTCTTATCtactcactgccgaccgggcccggatgtacccaacgcggacattttccgcgaccgtcgagcgggccaggtttgcgtctccgcggacggcccggtcactttgcgtcgccccgctggaacaggccccagacgcatttccggtcacggcgaccGTTTTCCTTGACCTTCTTTTGATAAAATTTGTGGTTAATTTTGTAATGGAAAGTTATAAAAACATGTAAATCGCAGCACAATTTAACAACCCAGAACGGCTGAAATTATAGCGATTCGAGCAAGTgacaatattttttaaaaaataactcAACATATATAAGGGATCTGTCTGGATAAGAGATAAGAGATCTGCAGCAGTCACCGTCGTGGCTTGTGAGCAAACGTGGACTCTACCGTCATCTGAACATTCTACCACTTTGCTTCTGCGCTCTTCTCACCGTCTCGACCTTTGAATATCGATGTTGGCCCTGGCGACCTTGGGAAATTCGGTTGGCCTGTTGCTGCTTCCACACGCAGATCATGCTACAGGCTACAGCCTTCAGCAGCTCTATCGGCGTCGATAACTCATAACACCACCCGTCACATTCTGAAAACGAAGGGCACAAGCAAATCGGGCGAAAGGGGAGCAGGGCGAAAATGCTCATTTCTAGACCGACACGTCAAAAGCTCGTGCACTTGTTGGTTGTCTTGAAGGTGGAGTGTTTGACGTGGATACCATTGGAGACCAAACCATGATCAAAATTCAGAAAATATGTTAGGTAAAGACTACTAATTCCTAGATTGTGTGAGCTCTAATGTGGAGAGTATATTCGACAGAGATACCATTACGAGATATGCACTCGGTACATGCTCCGTCGACGACAGAATGCACCAGCAAATTTTTGGATTATAAATGAAACTAGAGGGTGGTCATACATCACGAGAGGAAACAGCCGCAGCGTGGTCGTAGGCCgtacgaaagagacagaaaccaaaaTTTACGCCTGAGGATATATTGTTTGGCTATTTAGGCCGTGAAACAGTCTGACACGGTACGGATTCAGTGGGTGCAACAAGTGCAGCCAGATGCCTGGTGCTGCATAACTTGCCCCCTGGTTTCTTTTGTTTAACTTCAACAATGTTGAGCTACATACATATGCTTGATGCTTACGAAGATTCCAAAACATGCCTGTGTCAGCAGCAACAACGATCCAGAAACAAAGCAAAGCACGCCTTTTCTCCAGTCATGAGTTGAGTTGTTCCACAAGGGAAACCAAAACAACACACGAGCTGAGGTGAAGCTTATCCAGTTCAGACAGCAACAAGAAAAAATACTATACACAAGTAAAGCGCTTACTATTAGATTTATAAGGGAGCCCAGTTGCGAAATATGCACTCAACGGTCTGAAAGCTTATCAAATGCTCCAGGTCCTGGAGCCCCCATTCTTCTCCACCAAGTTAGGCAGGGACCAACGCTGCACCTTATAAAGCGTCTCTTGAGAGTAGCAAAGGCCGCTTTAGCTTGTTCTTCGCCGGCTTATCGAAACGGCGACATGCAGATATCAGGGGACACACATACATACCTCCGATCAACAGCGACacaaaagataaaagaaaacgaTGACGTCAAGTTGCCACATCGCAACAAATCATCCGATTGGTCAACCGTTATCGAATTAACAAATGGTAATGGCTAACAGTATACTTATTAATCGCAAGTGGCGATGCGTAAGATCCTCAGGTCCCATTAGAGGAACAAACAGCGCATTTTCTTCAGTCATATCCATATGCAGTGCATCTCTGGTGTAGCAACAGAGCTAGACGGCATCGCAAAATAAAAATGCAACTTGACCGGAAACGAAAAACCTTTGCTGGCTGTCTATGTCATTTACGACCAATCAGTCATGAATCTGGATCCCCTCGCAGGGAAAATCATACCAACTTGCAAGATAAGATGACAGTGATGTGGGTGAATAGATGAGGCACAGGATGAGCAGAGCTGGCAGGTTCTAGCCCCGCCACAGGGGTGAACTGAAATAGCAAAACAACTGTCATTTTCAGGCCAACAACGGAAACCAATGTGCTAGTAATTATTTTGGATAGCTCAAGCCCAAGGTGTTGCGTGAAACATGGGGCACTGGAAATTTACATTCAACAAGGCAAACCAATGCAAAAATAACTCCCGCGATACAGCACTATCTCCAGGGTGAATTTTCACTTGATTTTGAACTAACAATATAATACTGGATGGTGTTAGACAATAACTGAAGCATATGAATATTGAAGATAAAACCACAACAGTGCCCATAACCGATAAAAACTGATCTATATTGATAACAGATAGTTTTACATTGACATCTTTTCAATCAATTGCACTCTCGCCTCCCAACAATTCCTGGAAGGCGTTCCAATGCTAAACAGACCACTAGTTTCCACAAAACATCGACAGATCCTAGAAGCACTTACATGCAATCCTTTCACAAAACATCGACAAATTCTAATACCAATTACATGCACTCCTTTCCTACTTCCCATCAAATAGACGAGACAGATATTTCCAAGAATGCCCACAAACCAAACTCCTCAACAACCTATGAAAATTGACTATTGATGCCTGTACAGTTCTCCATGAGTCATTTCTGTAGAACAAGCAGGCTGCTCACTAGACTACGAGAAGAAGTAATGCACATATCTGAAGCACATTGAGCAGGCGGCAAACCTTTCATACGAAGCAAACTCCGACAAAAGCTAAAGATAATACATAAGGTACTCCCCAGAATCATAGACCAAAGCAATCCAGATATGTTTCCTTATGTCCTGTAGCATGCTCAACCTACTACCAGAATGCTTCAACCAATTAGGAGTATTTAGCAAAACTGAGCTGCACTTGCTGTATGGTAGGCACACCTTATCTTCCCGCAAACTAGAGGGTTAGCAGAGAGTAAAGATCAGTCAATAGCAGCAGACAATAATGGACATGTTCTAACTACTACATTGACATGTATCACACACCTTGAACATGTTTTCATTGGCACCAGGAAGAGGGAGGCCTCAGAGACACATGGACTTCATGTTCTTCAGGACCAACACGGTGTTTAGGGACAATAATCTCTAGGCCTGTTCCTGTTCCATCACAGTATGCTTCCAAAGTAGCATCTTCTGGGATCCGGGTAGGCAATGGAATTTCCCGGACAAACTCCCCAGGTGGACAATGCTCAGGTGAAGGATCTGCCAGCTTGAAGGTCCGGTCATGTCGCTTCAAGAATGGCATCCGGCCAACACTGGTACATGATACCTTAACGATGCCACCTGTAAGAGTATTCTTCCAGGTAACCTTCACCTTTTCCATATCAGCAAATGGCAGGCTAATGATGATCAGGTATCCCTTGATATCTTCATATATTGTTTTTGCGGCAGTTACTGGGCCAGAAGCATGGCGCATCACGCCACTGAAGTCATTCATCCACGATGGCTCGAAAGTGTGGCTTACATCCATGTCCTGAACCTTGTCTGAATTTGAGTTGCTGCAATCCTCCTCCATGGCAGAGGGGGAGGAGTCCTTCCTGCGCTTGTGGCACATAGCGGAGATGTCCAGACCATCCCCTAACCCATGCTTGGATGCATGTGTTGACGACAGGTTAAGGCCAGAACCGTTGAGCAACTTCTTGTGATGGGCAAGCGAGGTGCTCTTTGCCGGAGCAGCAGTTGAAGGCCTGTCGAGCTCAAACTCCGCGGTCGGCAGATTCCTCCACGTCTCGAAATCACCCGCCTCGGTGGGGATGGAGAAGTTGGCATCCCTCCCAGTGAGCTCGAACCACCTCTTCAGATCGGCCTCGGGAACACCGACCAGGTTGGGCGTCTGCGCGATCTCAACCCCGTGAAGGCACTGCGGGTTCGACAGGCCACGGTAATGCTTGCGCTGCATCCTGTGCGATCGCACGAACCCTTTCTCGGCGCTGAAAGGGAACTGCGGCTCCCCGAGGCGCGAGTGGCCGTTCATGAAGCTCCTGAGCTGCATCTTGCCCAGTGCGTTCTCGGGGCGCTCCTTGAACACCCACATGTACATGTTCTCCATGTCGTGCTGCACCAGGAAGGCATCCATGGTGGCATTAGTATTGTTACCGTTGCCGGTAGAGGTGGTGGCAGCGGCCTTGGACTTGTTGGCACCCTTATCGGCCGACATGACGGGCTTGAAGTAGTGGGTGAAGAAGAACCATGCGCCCCAGATGCTGTCGTTGCGCTTGACGCACTTGCGCGCGGCGCTGGAGCCGGAGCTCTTGGTGTGGGACACgtggacggtggtggtggtggaggccgggACGGAGGGCGCCGGGGCGGCAGGGGCAGGGGCAGGCGAGTCGGAGTCGTAGAGCTGCGGGCAGCCGAGGCCGACGTCTAGCATGTCGACGTTGGATTCgtagagaggcggcgggggaggggAGGGGTCGGCGTCGAGCGGGAGGTTGATGTCAGGGGGGGCGGCGGCAGCCGCGGCGTGGAGGCAGCGCTGGAAGGGGCCTGgcggcgggaggaagaggtcgaagtcgtcgtgggcggcggtgtCCATGGAGAGGAAGGTGGAGGGGCCCTGGTGCGGGTGGGTGTCCATGGAGAGCGCGGTGAGCAGCGACTCCCCCATGGCGTGGTCCGTGTACGCGGTGGTGCCCAACCCTTCGGCGCTTgcgcctccaccgcctcctcaccGCGCGCTCCACTCCCCCGAATCTCTCCACGAGCATCAGTAGAGGACGAGGATTCACACCTCACCCGCGTCCATCCCACGGCCCGGGGAAGTAGGGTTTCGTTGTTCCTGCAAATCACACGCGTCAATCTCGCATCCAAAAACCCGAATCTGACGAGAAATCACAACAATTTTTCACAGGGACACCAGAGATCCGGCTCCAGGGAAGGCACCACGTACCTCCAGGAAATCCAAGGATTCCGCGACTCTCAAATCAGAAACAACAACGCCGGGAACCGAAGAAGGCCTGAAACTCTTCCTCCTCGGAGATTGGAGCAGCGGAGTTGCAATCAATCAATCAATCGAAATCAAATGGAATTGGAGATGAGCAGCGGGCGGGTGGGGGAGGTGGGAAGGGGGGAGACGGTAACGGAGGAGGTGGGGAGTTAAAGGCGAGGGTGGGGGCGCAGGGCAGACCGGGGCGGGGGGCGGAGGCGGCCTCCCCCAGAAGCAGCCGGGACGAGGGGAGGGGCCGTTACTTGACGGTGACGGCTGCTGGGTGCCAAGGATTGGATCGGGAAGACCCAGACAGATAGATAGACGGGGAGAGGCAGGCAGTGGCACGCTGCGTAATTTGTCGACGGAAAGCGGTGGTGTGGATCggtgcctcctcctctcctttctCTCTGGAGATGCAGCAGACGACCTCCATTCCTTTCCTTTGTTTTTTCACGCTTCCGGGCCTTTAGGATAAAAACAAAAGGAGACCACGCATCCATTTTCCCCCCTTCCTCCTCTCGACCAACTACAGTAGTTGAGAGTCGCCTCTCGTCGGTCGGGCCGCTCCGAGGCCTTCTGCGCCGGATTAGCCAGCCGGAGATGGTCAAGGATGAGCGCCAGATTAGATAGGCTTAGTATTAGGTGTAGATCTAGCTACTTTACCCATGTGGAGTCTGGCTTTATGCCCATGGGGATATGGTCACGGTGAAGATGGAAGGCTGGTGGCCGGTGGCCGGCTGGCTGCTCGTCGCGGCGCTCCAATGGCTGGAGCCGGAGGCGGAGGGCGGCGAAGCTTCCACGATCCCTTCAATAATCCTCTCTGCTTTCTCTCCCGATCTGGATAGATCCATCCTGGATTTTGCTCTTCCTGGCCACCATGGTGGTGGAAAGGGCGGAGCAATCCTTGATGGTTCGGTCCTTTGCAGATTGGCggagtggcggtggcgatggttcTTCTTCTTATGGAGATTCACAGCTAGAGGTCTTCTGGCCTCTGCtatccatggccggcatggcggcCTCGAATCAACAACCTTCGATCTGGAGGCCCTGCAACTTCCTTCCTGCTGGAGCTCGGCGCTTTGCTGctgccaagtggtgcgtccccggcagcTCCAAGGCGTCCAGCAGCGACGGATCCTTGCCGGACTTGGGCGTTCGGGCATGCCCTGTTTCTCGGCGGCAACGCTTGGAGGACGTCGGCGACTCGTGGTGGTGACGTCCAGAGACTCGATTGCGTTTTCATCTTTAGTCCTAGGGTGTTTTCTGTAAGATGGCTGGTCTTACCTTCAAATATTTGGTTCTTTAGGGCGAGTGATGTAAAAGGGCTGGCTTGTAAATCTGTACCCACCACTTATGGTAATTGAGGTTCTTCTGGGGTCTTCTAGGCCCCTtctttgtgcaaaaaaaaagCATCCTTATTACTGCTCCCTTTCCACGAATAAGACGGCTTTGACCGTAAAAATATAGCAacaaatcttaattatattatacATAATTAGTATAGTTAGATTCTTATTGAAATATACTTTCTGTTTAATGTGAATCTTACACTTAacaattttatatatttaaaatAATTCGTAGTTAACGCAAAAATGTAAAATACGAGTGTATTATTCatcggaatggagggagtagaattAAAGAGTTTGTTATGATGGAAATTATGTCTTTGCCCTCCTAAATTGTCTCTACTGCATTCAGATACCAAACATACCACCCTAGGAGCAGGGCTGCTAGCAGTTCCGCAAAGTTAACACGATCGGGTAGGTAGCATTGTATATCCAAAAACATTTCGCGGTGACTGATAAGGGGTAATCTTATCAATGTCTATGATGATGGATTTGATTTTCAAGAAAGGAGAACGTTGGCGTGGATTTGAGTTTCACGGAAGGAGAACGTTGGCGAATCAATAGAGACCAGTCAGCTAAATTAGGTAGGACGAAAAGTATGATCAAGGGAAAGTACATGAGATTGTATATcgagatctagggttacatggtgtTGCGAGTTGTAAACGATGGCtgctcctagcccttatatagtaGACGAGGTCTCAGAGTCTATCTCGGGTTTAATTACATAACATATGTCGGTACACCTGATATGGGTCTAACTTTTCTATTTACATACGAACTAGGCTTCGACTTCATGTCGGTTTCTTCATGGGCCTTCGCCTATTTCTTTATGGACTTTGCACTAGGGATAGTAATACTGAGTACCCGgtatggtatacccatgtcagcgaCCAGAGCGAACCCTAAAAACTCTCCTCCCCTCCCCCCCACCTCCGCCCTCTCCTCGCGGCCGCCGGCATTGGTACGTCGTCGGGGAGAGAAAGAGAAGGCCGTCGCGGTGCCACCGCCAACAACTCCGACGTCCCTACAACGGCGAGAGCTTGCGCGGAGACCGGCTCtgcctcctcccatttccatggaCCCGGCGACGACGGACCGAATGAAGGTTGGGGAAGCGGCAACCCTATTATGGCCAAGCGCAACCACGCGCGCACGGAGCCACGCGGACCCTTTGAAAATGATCGCTCGCTCGCTTGGTGACACGTAAACATTGGCGCTGCGACACCGATGAATGCAGTGGCCTTGGGCGCGTGAGACGTCGACGTCGCGATATACGCCATGATATATACCATGTACGTATCTATCATGCGCGCGGCGCCATCTCGCCCGGCGGTAGCCCACGCGGTGCCGGCATACGCGGCTAGTGCTGCATGCCCACCGCTCTTGTGTCCATGCATACAtatggcgcgcgcgcgcgcgtcgaGTCTGATGGGGGATCGATTCGCCATTCACGTACGTCACGCCGCCGCGCGCGCTTGTCCCCTGGGCGAGGAGTCTCTGGGAAGCACAAGTACGTTGCCGCGCGTGCGTGCAGGAGCAGCGGCGACATTTCTCCTCATCCACACCTCTTCTCCACGGCGTACGAGGGATTTCTAGCGGCCGGGCTTCGCTGGCGTGAGCGACGTGGTGGTGGGGGGCGAGAATAGAGAAGGGGCCGGTGGGATCCGCGACGCCcatgtattttattttattccGTGATGATAAGTCGACGTCGTCCAAACTAAAATTTGGGAGGAGTGCCTCTTGTCTCCAAAGTCCACGGCGACGGAAGAGGGCGTATCTGAGAGAGGGCGCAAGTGATCATCGCTTGCTCGACGGCATCGTTAACGCTGTGTACGCTTCCTCGTCATATGGTAAAAGTGGATGATCCAGGTTGCTGACGACGCGGCGGAATATACTATCGGCCCGGCCGGTGCCACTACGGACTCGCCAGGAGGTAACCATTAGTTTGCCGCGACTGCGGAACTAGCTGGCCGTGGCCGGCCGGTGGGGTGATCAGAGGGGCGGTCTGCCGTCTACTACATGACACGGGAGTGCTCGATCTGCGCTTGGAGCGAAACCGGGGGAGGGAGGGAAACTAGCCGGCCGATCGAGAAGCAAGCGCGCCAATCACCAGGACCGCGCGCGGGGCCTACACCATTCTCAGAGTCCCTTCGCCGTTTTACAGGACCCGACCCAGCCAACAGCCCTGAAAAGTTGACCACCTCTTCCGCGATACTAGATTATCGTCCTTGGTCCGTACCGAAGTTATcgctatattttttttttgtcaaagacACATATACTTACTCCCCCGTTTCATAATTCCTGAGTCTGGTTATAGTTTCAATTTAAAATAAAACTATACGATAGCAATAATAATAGGACAGAGGGAGTGCTATTTTTGCCACATTATTGTTCACGGAGACAAACCACCAAACACAACCTCAGTGTTAAACAACCGTGATTCTCACAAATTACGGTGCAACTTCTTTTAGTTTTCTCCCTATCTTTTAAAAAGCACAGCGTCCACAAATACACATATAAACTAAACTCTATGTACGCAAGCACGCACATTCTATCTCCATAAGCACATCTAGGGGGCACCTATTTATTTTTTTGAACAGAGAGAGGTCCCGAAGGACCTGGAGACACTGCTTATATTATATCAATGGGATTACATATAAGGAGGATCTCACAGTACAAAGAAATTACAAACAAGTCCTTCAGAATTGCAAAAAATAACCTAGATCTAAAAAGTAAAACGTCATCCGGTCCTTCTCCACCGGGCTCAGATCTTAGCCTCAAAGCGTGACCATCATCTCCGACGTTGGGGACGGAACCGCTTGGGTCATAGTTGATGTGGACCGTCGCACTGAAGATGCAGGAGGGCATCACTAATGGCGCTCTGGCCTGGAGGTTGAAGAAGAGTTGACGAATGCCAACTCGGAGTAGCCGCCCTTCGGCTATGATAATCAACGGAATAGCGGCCTGAGGCCGCCAATGGTGAGCTCCCACACGCAGTGTCAAAGGCCTCCTTTCCcatctttcttcctccaccatgGGGGCCTGCAGATGAGCAAAGAGGTAGGGCTAATTCCCTGAGATTATAACCCGAGAACCTTATTGATAACGAAGATGCCGATGGTGCAGTCCATCCCCGCCCCCGTCTCCATCCAGAGGAGCAACACAAGTAGGAAGACCACCGCCCTAGGTCGCCGGACTTGGCTCAGAGGAGCCGCCAGAGCACTCCAGACTACGATCATAGAGCCCAAACTTACAGAAAACAACCTAACTACTGCTACATTTGTACAAAGAGGGGACCCTCGCCCACTCGCCGCCGGTGACCGCCGAGGAGGAGAGGCGAGGGGCCGACCGGACCTTGATTTGGGAAAACCTAGCGGAAGGAGGTGGGGGAGGAACGAGAGCAAGGTTAAACAGGTCATAGGGTGATAGGGGCACCTATTGACACACTACCTCTCCCCTAAGAACTAATGCCACGACAGTTCATAATTCCCATAACCATCTATTATTGTTTTTCTGTATTTTACAAAATAATTGAGAAAAATCTAAGTAGCAAAGGTGTGCTACTTAATAGTGTTGCGGCAAGGGAGAACACACGCATACACGTGGAATCTTactgatggctgtgaaatacgccatattttTCGCGTTTAAACCGCTAGCTAAGTCaaaaaattgactaagtttacctctcaacttgccactaatgcctaatcaatgcaaagataTGCAATCTCTTTAATTTTTGGATGCTGTACAGGATATCAcgtcataatggcaaatggacctgcaattactgtaGAAAATCACgtcaggagcatggcaaagttaactacgc contains:
- the LOC124702119 gene encoding uncharacterized protein LOC124702119, which produces MGESLLTALSMDTHPHQGPSTFLSMDTAAHDDFDLFLPPPGPFQRCLHAAAAAAPPDINLPLDADPSPPPPPLYESNVDMLDVGLGCPQLYDSDSPAPAPAAPAPSVPASTTTTVHVSHTKSSGSSAARKCVKRNDSIWGAWFFFTHYFKPVMSADKGANKSKAAATTSTGNGNNTNATMDAFLVQHDMENMYMWVFKERPENALGKMQLRSFMNGHSRLGEPQFPFSAEKGFVRSHRMQRKHYRGLSNPQCLHGVEIAQTPNLVGVPEADLKRWFELTGRDANFSIPTEAGDFETWRNLPTAEFELDRPSTAAPAKSTSLAHHKKLLNGSGLNLSSTHASKHGLGDGLDISAMCHKRRKDSSPSAMEEDCSNSNSDKVQDMDVSHTFEPSWMNDFSGVMRHASGPVTAAKTIYEDIKGYLIIISLPFADMEKVKVTWKNTLTGGIVKVSCTSVGRMPFLKRHDRTFKLADPSPEHCPPGEFVREIPLPTRIPEDATLEAYCDGTGTGLEIIVPKHRVGPEEHEVHVSLRPPSSWCQ